A genomic stretch from Candidatus Hydrogenedentota bacterium includes:
- a CDS encoding Dabb family protein has translation MLVHAVYFWLKDGLTLEQTARFRGGLESLRGCESVREMFVGVPAATDRPVIDRSYTFALVVMFDDLAGHDAYQVHPIHKAFVETFSPLWTKVQIYDSN, from the coding sequence ATGCTCGTACACGCGGTGTACTTTTGGTTGAAAGACGGCTTAACACTGGAACAGACGGCGCGGTTTCGTGGCGGCCTTGAATCGTTGCGCGGGTGCGAGTCCGTGCGGGAAATGTTCGTCGGCGTCCCCGCGGCGACCGACCGGCCAGTGATCGACCGCAGCTATACTTTTGCCTTGGTCGTCATGTTCGACGATCTCGCCGGCCACGACGCGTACCAGGTCCACCCCATCCACAAAGCGTTCGTGGAAACGTTCAGCCCCCTCTGGACAAAGGTGCAGATCTACGACTCGAACTAA
- a CDS encoding Gfo/Idh/MocA family oxidoreductase: MPRAVHFRAGIVGAGAIAQACHMPGYIRNKHCELVAFADPSSARHKELADKFPGVRGYTSTEEMLAKEKLDIISVCTPNKYHAANTIAALRAGCHVLCEKPIAVSLQEADRMIAAAKQARKKLMIGFTNRLYRGPLACKQMLQRKAIGKPFMFRVRFAHGGPYPGWAKDKWFYEPDISAGGAMLDMGIHAIDLALWLYGPIRAVSAKVATLVKRIPVDDNAVVLLEFASGALGYIEVGWTSKPGFTGIELYGTEGSLICDYVRGLQLCSGKASAGTDSVREWELLDDKPATGGWPVEIDYWMDVVMGQEKLTMDGAAGRAALEVALAAYKSSRTGKRITIG, from the coding sequence ATGCCGCGTGCCGTCCACTTCCGCGCGGGGATCGTTGGCGCGGGCGCGATTGCGCAGGCCTGTCACATGCCGGGCTACATCCGGAACAAACACTGTGAACTTGTTGCGTTTGCCGATCCGTCTTCGGCACGTCACAAGGAGTTAGCCGACAAGTTTCCGGGTGTGCGCGGCTACACGTCGACAGAGGAAATGCTCGCGAAGGAAAAACTCGATATTATCAGCGTCTGCACGCCGAACAAGTATCACGCCGCAAATACGATTGCGGCACTAAGAGCCGGATGCCACGTCCTCTGCGAAAAACCGATCGCCGTGTCGTTGCAGGAAGCGGATCGCATGATCGCCGCCGCGAAGCAGGCACGCAAGAAACTCATGATCGGGTTTACCAACCGTCTTTATCGCGGCCCGCTCGCGTGCAAGCAGATGCTGCAACGCAAGGCGATCGGGAAACCGTTCATGTTCCGCGTCCGCTTCGCGCATGGCGGCCCATATCCTGGTTGGGCGAAGGACAAGTGGTTTTACGAGCCGGACATTTCCGCCGGCGGCGCGATGCTCGACATGGGCATCCACGCCATCGATCTTGCGCTGTGGCTCTACGGTCCCATTCGCGCCGTCTCCGCAAAAGTCGCGACCTTGGTCAAGCGCATTCCGGTAGACGACAACGCCGTCGTGCTGCTCGAATTTGCGAGCGGCGCACTCGGATACATTGAAGTGGGGTGGACGAGCAAGCCCGGTTTTACGGGTATCGAGCTGTACGGTACGGAGGGTTCGCTGATCTGCGATTACGTCCGCGGACTCCAATTGTGCAGCGGTAAGGCGTCGGCCGGCACAGACAGCGTCCGCGAATGGGAACTGCTTGACGACAAGCCGGCCACTGGCGGTTGGCCTGTCGAAATCGACTACTGGATGGACGTCGTGATGGGCCAGGAAAAACTGACCATGGACGGAGCAGCAGGCCGCGCCGCGCTCGAGGTCGCGCTCGCCGCCTACAAATCCAGCCGCACCGGCAAGCGCATAACAATCGGGTAA
- a CDS encoding alpha-galactosidase — MLAAMFIAVTSDAQFFFRNKDARGTSAGSYEVTLLNSGQANVQHSSRNPIFENARPMIWFDGEVAPAPLPVSGNVSKRNDISDALGKGQGLTIERGECVWSLRIYPAEPFFCAQVAYTNQTKEPVRVRMLSPWTAGDGKRGGFTLGDGTATCTVLEGGKTFPGDTGIAGLRTGPGECLWNLAALNSKTDRNLVAGFLAYTTGYGKLRITPPSGKGRDHWFSEFAAECVYDPPVTVQPGQQLVSEPLYLGVSEENVLEGLERYGWALASANNINREQMSFLPHGWDSWSTEYRNDISEAKVIENLEFLSTNLARYGWNTMAIDDGWQVALGDWDPSPERFPNGMKPVADAIHAKQMTASLWVAPFRVNVESALAKAHPEWLRAPNELGKQVVGEKDRILDVTAPGAYEWVRDLAKKVTQDWGFDAIMEADFAYYLPLAESYHDSTLTRVEVYRKGMQALREGMGNDKFLMGLAPHPITGMYAQGMRLGNDCAPIWRKTPDKWPWGAVESLSNAARKYYYAPWVWRADQDCVFFAHEETRNRWEVAEQPALTHDESIAWLTGAALTGGIVKIGDRFSALAPNEIAALQKVLPVLDRPARPVDLFREENPRIWVLPVKAAFGEWTIVGVFNWSDQEQVNTLDFRELGLASNAYYTVYGFWEDKYYGTAEKQVQVAVPPRGVRLLSFRQYEGRPMLLATSRHFSGGATDFTALHWHDDERRLDAAFNGVANTVYKLRVFVPEGFDEPTVKVSCGEATTAMEGRVLAIEFTCAEAVPVEWSVAFK; from the coding sequence GTGCTCGCCGCGATGTTCATCGCCGTCACGTCCGACGCGCAATTCTTCTTCCGAAACAAGGATGCGCGCGGCACCAGCGCGGGTTCCTACGAGGTCACACTCCTTAACAGCGGTCAGGCGAACGTGCAGCATTCGTCTCGGAATCCGATCTTCGAGAATGCGCGGCCGATGATTTGGTTCGACGGGGAAGTAGCGCCGGCGCCATTGCCCGTTTCCGGAAATGTCAGCAAGCGTAATGACATCAGCGACGCACTTGGCAAAGGCCAAGGCTTGACCATTGAACGCGGCGAGTGCGTGTGGTCGTTGCGCATCTATCCCGCCGAACCGTTCTTTTGCGCGCAGGTCGCGTATACAAACCAAACGAAGGAGCCGGTACGAGTCCGGATGTTGTCGCCATGGACGGCCGGTGACGGTAAGCGCGGCGGCTTCACGCTCGGCGACGGCACCGCAACGTGTACCGTGCTCGAAGGCGGCAAGACGTTTCCGGGTGACACGGGCATCGCCGGTCTGCGTACCGGCCCGGGCGAATGCCTGTGGAACCTTGCCGCGCTGAACTCGAAAACAGACCGCAATCTCGTGGCCGGTTTTCTGGCATACACCACCGGCTACGGAAAACTGCGGATTACGCCGCCGTCGGGAAAAGGACGCGATCACTGGTTCTCCGAGTTCGCCGCGGAATGTGTCTACGATCCGCCCGTCACCGTTCAGCCGGGGCAACAACTCGTTTCCGAACCGCTCTACCTTGGCGTATCGGAAGAAAACGTCCTCGAAGGTCTCGAACGCTACGGGTGGGCGCTTGCATCGGCGAACAATATCAATCGCGAACAAATGTCGTTCCTGCCGCACGGGTGGGACTCATGGAGCACGGAGTACCGTAACGACATTAGCGAAGCGAAAGTAATCGAAAACCTCGAGTTCCTCTCGACAAACCTCGCACGGTACGGCTGGAACACGATGGCCATAGACGACGGATGGCAAGTCGCGCTCGGCGATTGGGACCCGAGTCCCGAACGTTTTCCGAACGGTATGAAGCCGGTTGCCGACGCGATTCACGCGAAACAGATGACCGCCAGCCTGTGGGTCGCGCCGTTTCGCGTGAATGTTGAAAGCGCATTGGCGAAGGCGCACCCGGAATGGTTGCGTGCGCCCAATGAACTCGGCAAGCAGGTAGTGGGGGAGAAGGACCGCATTCTCGATGTCACAGCGCCCGGCGCATACGAGTGGGTGCGCGATCTCGCAAAGAAAGTAACGCAGGATTGGGGGTTCGACGCGATCATGGAAGCGGACTTCGCGTATTACCTGCCGCTCGCGGAGTCGTATCACGACTCCACGCTCACGCGCGTCGAGGTCTATCGAAAAGGCATGCAGGCGCTTCGCGAGGGGATGGGCAATGACAAGTTCCTCATGGGCCTCGCGCCACACCCCATCACCGGTATGTACGCCCAGGGCATGCGCCTCGGCAACGATTGCGCGCCCATTTGGCGAAAGACGCCCGATAAATGGCCGTGGGGCGCCGTCGAGTCGCTGAGCAACGCCGCGCGCAAGTATTACTACGCGCCGTGGGTGTGGCGTGCAGACCAGGATTGCGTCTTCTTTGCGCACGAAGAAACGCGCAATCGGTGGGAGGTTGCCGAGCAGCCCGCGCTGACGCACGACGAATCGATCGCATGGCTCACCGGCGCGGCGCTTACCGGCGGTATCGTGAAAATCGGCGACCGCTTCAGCGCGCTCGCGCCAAACGAAATCGCCGCGCTGCAAAAGGTGTTGCCCGTCCTCGACCGGCCCGCGCGCCCGGTCGATCTGTTTCGCGAAGAAAATCCGCGTATCTGGGTCCTGCCGGTGAAGGCCGCGTTCGGCGAGTGGACGATCGTCGGCGTGTTCAACTGGAGCGATCAAGAACAGGTCAATACGCTCGACTTTCGCGAACTCGGCCTCGCGTCAAACGCGTACTACACCGTCTACGGATTCTGGGAAGACAAATACTACGGCACCGCGGAGAAACAGGTGCAGGTCGCCGTGCCGCCGCGTGGCGTGCGCCTGCTCTCGTTCCGGCAATACGAAGGCCGCCCGATGCTTCTCGCGACTAGCCGCCATTTCTCCGGAGGAGCTACCGACTTTACTGCGCTACATTGGCACGACGACGAACGACGCCTCGACGCTGCGTTCAATGGCGTCGCGAACACCGTCTACAAGCTTCGCGTATTCGTGCCGGAGGGATTCGACGAGCCTACCGTGAAAGTGTCCTGCGGCGAGGCAACGACCGCAATGGAAGGCCGTGTCCTCGCCATCGAGTTCACCTGTGCCGAAGCTGTCCCGGTCGAATGGAGCGTCGCGTTCAAATAA
- a CDS encoding alpha/beta hydrolase, giving the protein MSGTLLLPKGEGPFPAFILLHGSGPETRSAFTAKRYVRRFVAHGISVLHYDKRGAGKSSGDWMASDYYDLARDAAAGIALLARRDDIDSQAIGIIGFSEGGWTGPLAATLSEHAALLITVSGPPMSPREQGAFELEVELRGRGASPDAISEAVALYHKRWNVLKSDEGWDELDQAIAAARTTSWYELAGRPERLDPANRRSQWYARVMDYDPVPALKSLEIPALMLYGAADPVVDAKRSSNVIRELVDTEKKSFTVHIYPNVGHNLTTNGFSFPSDHWDRIFSWIAGQSPKQ; this is encoded by the coding sequence TTGAGCGGAACGCTTCTCTTGCCCAAAGGTGAAGGCCCATTCCCTGCGTTTATACTTCTCCATGGATCAGGGCCGGAAACGCGAAGCGCGTTTACCGCCAAGCGGTACGTCCGCCGTTTTGTGGCCCACGGCATTAGCGTACTTCACTACGATAAACGCGGGGCCGGAAAATCGTCCGGTGACTGGATGGCCTCGGACTACTACGATCTGGCGCGCGATGCAGCCGCCGGCATCGCATTGCTTGCGCGCCGTGACGACATAGATTCACAGGCAATAGGTATCATCGGGTTCAGCGAAGGTGGCTGGACCGGCCCGCTCGCGGCGACTCTCTCGGAACACGCAGCGCTGCTCATAACGGTTTCCGGTCCTCCGATGTCCCCGCGAGAACAGGGCGCATTTGAACTTGAAGTCGAACTGCGAGGGAGGGGGGCGTCGCCGGATGCTATATCCGAAGCAGTCGCGTTGTACCACAAGCGCTGGAATGTCCTGAAATCGGACGAGGGATGGGATGAGTTAGATCAGGCGATCGCCGCCGCGCGGACGACGTCATGGTATGAACTTGCCGGGCGACCTGAAAGGCTCGACCCGGCCAATCGTCGATCGCAATGGTACGCGCGCGTCATGGATTATGACCCTGTACCTGCGCTGAAAAGTCTCGAGATTCCAGCGCTAATGCTCTACGGCGCCGCGGACCCTGTCGTGGATGCCAAGCGCTCGTCGAATGTCATACGCGAACTTGTCGACACGGAAAAAAAGAGCTTTACTGTTCACATCTACCCGAATGTAGGGCACAATCTCACCACCAATGGGTTTTCTTTTCCAAGCGATCATTGGGATCGAATCTTCTCATGGATCGCCGGGCAAAGCCCGAAACAATAG
- a CDS encoding 3D domain-containing protein yields the protein MNSPAKSTRFVGIPVRILAGVALVSMPLGCATTRSAQMPAADFVKPMEVTAYCPCKKCCGWHRNWRGKAVTTAGYPKKVGVTASGVKARAGTIAADTSKYPFGTQMYVPGYGYGTVQDRGGAIKGDHIDVFFKSHKEALNWGRVQREVYVWLVGTETAMRR from the coding sequence ATGAACTCGCCTGCCAAAAGTACCCGGTTCGTCGGAATTCCTGTACGGATCCTGGCGGGCGTTGCGTTAGTGTCGATGCCGCTGGGCTGCGCGACGACACGGTCCGCGCAGATGCCGGCCGCTGACTTCGTCAAGCCGATGGAAGTTACGGCGTACTGTCCGTGCAAGAAATGCTGCGGGTGGCACCGGAACTGGCGGGGTAAGGCGGTGACGACGGCGGGCTACCCCAAGAAGGTCGGGGTAACGGCGAGTGGGGTCAAGGCAAGGGCGGGGACAATTGCCGCCGACACATCCAAGTACCCCTTCGGTACCCAGATGTACGTGCCCGGGTACGGCTATGGGACCGTACAGGACCGGGGCGGGGCCATCAAGGGCGACCACATTGACGTGTTCTTCAAGAGCCACAAAGAGGCCTTGAACTGGGGCCGCGTTCAGCGGGAGGTGTACGTGTGGCTTGTGGGGACCGAGACGGCTATGCGGCGATAA
- a CDS encoding sigma-70 family RNA polymerase sigma factor, with product MSAALDLAVCYEDLTGQPTMEPAKGQDVTDVDARLVAQAQTGDFAAFEELVRTYRNDVYGLAYHFLRNREEAWDISQEVFIKTHRSLARFRGDSSFKTWLMRITANQCKDYLKKRRLDAVPFNDAIETHDAPSVVPGPDASVEAKELGAAITKALEALPFKHRTAFVLREFDGLSYEEMAHVMNCNIGTVMSRLHHARRKLQASLKRMGFARG from the coding sequence ATGAGCGCAGCCTTGGACCTCGCTGTATGCTACGAGGACTTGACCGGCCAACCCACGATGGAACCGGCTAAGGGACAAGACGTTACGGATGTGGACGCCCGCCTGGTCGCGCAGGCGCAGACGGGCGATTTCGCGGCGTTCGAGGAATTGGTTCGGACGTACCGCAATGACGTCTACGGGCTGGCCTACCACTTCCTCCGAAACCGAGAGGAGGCGTGGGACATCTCCCAAGAGGTCTTCATCAAGACCCACCGTTCCCTGGCGCGCTTCCGGGGCGACTCGAGCTTCAAGACCTGGCTCATGCGAATCACCGCGAACCAGTGCAAGGATTATTTGAAGAAGCGACGGCTCGATGCCGTCCCATTCAATGACGCGATAGAAACGCACGACGCGCCATCGGTCGTGCCCGGTCCGGACGCCTCGGTCGAGGCGAAGGAATTGGGCGCCGCGATAACGAAGGCGCTCGAGGCGCTGCCGTTCAAGCACCGTACGGCGTTTGTGCTGCGTGAGTTCGACGGGCTGTCGTACGAGGAAATGGCGCACGTGATGAACTGCAACATCGGCACCGTGATGAGCCGGCTGCACCACGCGCGCAGGAAATTGCAGGCGAGCTTAAAGCGAATGGGCTTCGCGAGAGGATAG
- a CDS encoding VWA domain-containing protein — protein MNSPVAPAPPPAPARMKTVYPVSQESYERIEESGFQPADTRPLSTFAVDVDRASYANVRRFLTGGALPPIDAVRVEELINYFTYALPPITGEDPIAAYVEVSECPWQSRHRLALVALHARDVDMRERKPANIVFLLDCSGSMADVDKLPLLKEAMKLLVRNLDARDSVAVVTYKDEARRHLRSTRCDDKGGILAAIDELEAGGSTNGADGLRMAYDEARRHFDADELNRVILATDGDFNVGTTDRGDLVELIQREAKSGVFLTVLGMGTGNLKDSNLEAIADKGNGIYAYIDSFNEAHRVLVSQMSGALVTLAKDVKIQVEFNPAKVVAYRLIGYENRALAARDFNDDRKDAGEMGPGQSVIALYEIVPAGEKAPEGSIDALKYQTVSEGGPTLSRRTSNELMTVKWRFKHPDGEESVKREIAVVDGGTKLDRATNEFKFASAVAGFGMLLRNSQHIDGYSFRDVERLGRQGQGTDSDGYRGEFIALVAKADGLR, from the coding sequence ATGAACAGCCCGGTAGCGCCCGCGCCACCACCTGCGCCCGCGCGCATGAAGACGGTGTATCCAGTTTCACAGGAATCGTACGAGCGCATCGAGGAAAGCGGCTTTCAGCCCGCGGATACGCGGCCGTTGTCCACGTTCGCCGTCGACGTTGACCGGGCGTCATACGCGAACGTGCGCCGGTTCCTGACCGGCGGCGCGCTGCCTCCAATCGATGCTGTGCGCGTCGAGGAGTTGATCAACTACTTCACGTATGCGTTGCCACCGATCACCGGCGAGGACCCCATTGCCGCATATGTCGAAGTGTCTGAGTGTCCGTGGCAGTCGCGCCATCGCCTTGCCCTGGTGGCCCTCCATGCGCGCGATGTCGACATGCGCGAACGCAAACCCGCAAACATCGTCTTCCTTCTCGATTGTTCCGGCTCGATGGCTGACGTGGACAAGTTGCCGCTGCTCAAGGAGGCTATGAAGCTGCTTGTGCGCAATCTTGACGCGCGCGACAGTGTCGCCGTCGTGACATACAAGGACGAAGCCCGCAGGCACCTGCGGTCGACGCGCTGTGACGACAAGGGCGGCATTCTCGCGGCAATCGACGAACTCGAAGCCGGAGGGTCCACCAACGGCGCGGACGGCTTGCGCATGGCCTATGACGAAGCGCGGCGTCATTTCGACGCAGATGAACTCAACCGCGTCATTCTTGCAACCGACGGCGACTTTAACGTCGGCACGACGGATCGCGGCGATCTCGTTGAATTGATTCAGCGCGAAGCGAAGAGCGGCGTATTCTTGACGGTGCTGGGAATGGGCACGGGCAACCTGAAGGACAGTAACCTCGAAGCTATTGCCGACAAAGGAAACGGCATCTACGCGTACATCGACTCGTTCAACGAAGCACATCGCGTGCTGGTTTCCCAAATGAGCGGGGCCCTAGTTACGTTGGCGAAGGACGTGAAGATTCAGGTCGAGTTCAATCCCGCGAAGGTCGTGGCATACCGGCTGATTGGATACGAGAACCGCGCGCTGGCCGCGCGGGACTTCAACGACGATAGGAAAGACGCGGGCGAAATGGGCCCCGGCCAGAGTGTCATCGCACTGTACGAAATCGTGCCGGCGGGTGAGAAGGCGCCAGAGGGCAGCATCGACGCGCTGAAGTATCAAACCGTTTCGGAGGGTGGGCCGACGCTGTCGCGGCGCACGTCGAATGAACTGATGACGGTGAAGTGGCGGTTCAAGCATCCGGATGGCGAGGAAAGCGTGAAACGCGAAATCGCCGTGGTTGATGGAGGAACGAAGCTGGATCGTGCCACGAATGAGTTCAAATTCGCTTCCGCGGTTGCGGGGTTTGGCATGCTCTTGCGCAATTCGCAGCATATTGACGGGTATTCGTTCCGTGACGTGGAGCGCCTTGGCCGGCAGGGGCAAGGTACGGATAGCGACGGGTACCGCGGCGAATTCATCGCGCTGGTAGCAAAGGCCGATGGCTTGCGGTAG
- a CDS encoding sulfatase: MNGTSGRTTRRAFIGTSALLLGAAARRRRDKDEEKRPTDTPRRPNFVVIFTDDQGYADVGCYGAVRIKTPRIDQMAAEGMRFTDFYAQPVCTPSRAALLTGCYPQRVGLALTPRGENGENTGIVLFPDSKCGIHKDEITLAELLKQAGYATACIGKWHLGHLPPFLPTRHGFDYYYGIPYSNDMVPTPLMRNENVIEEPAVQETLTERYTEEAVEFIHANKDKPFFLYVPHNMPHVPLHTSERWRGKSAGGLYGDVIECIDWGVGRILDALKEAGVDDNTLVVFTTDNGPWLPRGEDGGYATPLRNGKGTTYEGGVRVPCIARWPKRIPAGSVCREMAANFDLYATFANLAGVELPKDRIVDSKDIWPLLSGQQGATTPHEQLYYYHGANLCGVRSGAWKLHLDVAPVQGPAPKDDAPARENLYDLSIDIGEQKDVAKHHPDIVERLRGLMEQARQDLGDLRTGVTGKNIRPCGTAS, from the coding sequence ATGAACGGAACTTCCGGGCGGACCACGCGGCGCGCATTTATCGGAACGAGCGCGCTCCTATTGGGTGCGGCGGCACGACGCCGCCGCGATAAGGACGAAGAGAAACGCCCCACCGATACGCCGCGGCGCCCCAACTTCGTCGTCATCTTCACGGACGACCAGGGGTATGCCGACGTCGGCTGCTACGGTGCCGTGCGCATCAAGACGCCGCGCATCGACCAAATGGCGGCCGAAGGCATGCGGTTCACGGACTTCTACGCGCAGCCGGTCTGTACGCCGTCACGCGCGGCGTTGCTGACCGGCTGTTACCCGCAGCGCGTCGGTCTCGCATTGACCCCGCGCGGCGAGAACGGCGAAAACACGGGTATCGTCCTGTTTCCCGATTCCAAGTGCGGGATTCACAAGGACGAAATCACGCTCGCCGAACTGCTGAAGCAAGCGGGCTATGCAACGGCGTGCATCGGGAAATGGCATCTGGGCCATTTGCCGCCGTTCCTTCCCACGCGCCACGGGTTCGACTACTACTACGGTATTCCATACAGCAACGATATGGTCCCGACACCGCTGATGCGCAATGAAAACGTCATCGAGGAGCCGGCGGTCCAGGAGACGCTGACGGAACGCTATACAGAAGAGGCCGTAGAATTCATTCATGCGAACAAAGACAAGCCGTTCTTCTTGTACGTGCCGCACAACATGCCGCACGTGCCGCTGCACACATCGGAAAGATGGCGCGGAAAGTCGGCAGGCGGACTCTACGGCGATGTAATAGAGTGCATCGATTGGGGCGTTGGCCGAATCCTCGATGCGCTGAAAGAGGCGGGCGTGGACGACAACACGCTCGTCGTGTTCACGACGGACAACGGCCCTTGGTTGCCGCGCGGGGAAGACGGGGGATATGCCACGCCATTGCGCAATGGTAAAGGGACCACGTACGAGGGCGGCGTTCGCGTGCCGTGCATCGCGCGGTGGCCGAAGAGAATACCGGCGGGATCGGTGTGCCGCGAGATGGCGGCGAACTTCGATCTCTACGCGACATTTGCCAACCTTGCGGGCGTGGAGCTTCCGAAGGACCGTATTGTGGACAGCAAGGACATCTGGCCATTGCTTTCGGGACAGCAGGGAGCTACAACGCCGCACGAGCAACTCTATTACTACCACGGCGCAAACTTATGCGGCGTGCGAAGCGGAGCGTGGAAGCTGCACCTCGATGTAGCTCCGGTGCAAGGCCCGGCGCCAAAGGACGACGCGCCGGCGCGCGAGAACCTCTATGATCTCTCCATCGATATCGGTGAACAGAAGGACGTCGCAAAACACCACCCCGACATCGTCGAACGGTTAAGGGGCTTGATGGAACAGGCGCGCCAAGATCTGGGCGATCTGCGTACTGGCGTCACGGGCAAGAACATTAGGCCATGCGGAACGGCGTCGTAA
- a CDS encoding endonuclease/exonuclease/phosphatase family protein — protein MGNTQLRIFWYRLGRMLLRLFDASVALAAVGMAAFTVGLLFARLHWMVDNAASFELVYFPASVVVLLLVIVRRKRALIAMAGVLTVYHAFLVLPYYVSMPQARAGDSTFRIMSANLQWDSGNPRRVYEVIEQENPDILALQEVTPSRLQELERLRKTYPYWAHCVGENMLGIALLSRTSLTNGDRQWVTHGVYPTLIADLELHKRKVSILLTHTVPPFSAEWAALRDKQLADIGARIFALNGTSIIVGDLNATMWTPSFGDLLRKAALSNARNGFGVLPTYSSGMKRLVPIDHVLFRGELTVTACRVGPEMGSDHRALIVDLALTSP, from the coding sequence ATGGGCAATACGCAACTGAGAATTTTTTGGTATCGCCTTGGGCGCATGCTCCTCCGTTTGTTCGACGCATCCGTCGCGCTCGCCGCCGTAGGTATGGCCGCGTTCACCGTTGGACTCCTTTTCGCGCGCTTGCACTGGATGGTGGATAACGCGGCGAGTTTCGAGCTGGTCTATTTTCCGGCGAGCGTGGTGGTACTGCTCCTGGTTATCGTCCGCCGTAAGCGCGCTCTAATCGCAATGGCCGGTGTGCTTACCGTCTACCATGCCTTCCTCGTGTTGCCCTATTACGTATCGATGCCACAGGCCCGGGCAGGCGATTCCACGTTTCGCATCATGTCCGCAAACCTGCAGTGGGACAGCGGAAACCCGCGGCGCGTATACGAGGTCATCGAGCAGGAGAACCCGGACATACTCGCACTTCAGGAAGTGACCCCCTCGCGACTGCAAGAATTGGAGCGGCTTCGCAAAACTTATCCATATTGGGCGCACTGTGTGGGCGAGAATATGTTGGGAATTGCGCTTTTGAGCAGGACGTCCTTGACGAACGGGGACCGCCAGTGGGTCACGCATGGCGTCTATCCCACCCTCATCGCAGACTTGGAACTTCACAAAAGGAAGGTAAGTATCCTCCTCACGCATACGGTTCCACCCTTCAGTGCCGAATGGGCCGCTCTGCGTGACAAGCAACTGGCCGATATCGGCGCGCGGATTTTCGCGTTGAATGGAACATCAATCATCGTCGGCGATCTGAACGCAACGATGTGGACGCCGTCGTTCGGCGACCTGCTTCGTAAAGCCGCGCTGTCAAACGCGCGCAACGGATTTGGCGTATTGCCCACCTACTCGTCTGGAATGAAACGGCTCGTGCCGATCGACCACGTTCTGTTTCGGGGCGAACTTACCGTAACAGCGTGCCGCGTTGGCCCGGAGATGGGAAGCGATCACCGCGCACTTATCGTAGACTTGGCCTTGACAAGTCCATAA